DNA sequence from the Flavobacterium lipolyticum genome:
TACTATAAACATCTTTTGGCGCATTCACCCAAAGTTTTTCAACCTCCAGTTGATGCAGTTGTTCTTCTAATTCGTGTCTGATTTCACTATAAGCCGGATCGTAGGCAAGATTGGTGATTTCCAATGGGTCATTAACTAAATCATACAGCTCATACTGTTTGAAGTAGGCCGTGGCGGCATCAAAGTAATAATCGAATTTCCATTTTTCGGTTCTGATACATCGAATGCGATTCGCAGCTCTTACGATCGTCCAGGTACTGTTCGAACCTGCTTTGATATCATCGTAAGTAAACAGTATACTGTGCTGAACAGGAGTGTTGTCCTGCATTATTGGCAGTAAACTGGTACCTGCAAGTCCCGTTGGCGGATTGGATACGTTGGCCATATCAATAAAAGTTGGAAAAATATCTGCTAAGGTTGCTAAGGCCATAGAGTGTTTGACAGGATGATCTTTAAATAATATCGGATTAGATATAACAAGGGGAACTCTTAAAGCTTCTTCATAAGCGACAAAAGTTTTCTGACGTAATCCGCCATGAGCAAGTCCCATTTCTCCGTGATCGGATGTCATTGTAACTAAGGCTGAATCGGCGAGTTTTTTGCCGTGTTCATCTTCTCTGTACAATTCGTCAATCAGGTAGCCAAACTGTTTGTCGGCAAGACTCAACAAATAACCATAAAAATTAATATAATTCAGTTTATCTTCGGTACTATTGATCGCTCCAAGAGTTAAAGCCATATTAATCAGAATTTGTTCCTGAGCCATAGGTTTTTTACTTTCCAGTAAATTTTCGTTTACAGTGGAAGGAAGCCCAATTTCTCTACCTGACCAGCTATCCGGATGATATCCTGATGTACCCGCTGTATTAGGATAAGCCAATACATCATGAGGATTTACGAGTGAAAGAATCAAACAATAAGGTTTATGATTTCCAGCAGCTCTCTGCGCTCTCACTTCTTTTAGATATTGAATAGCTTCGGCGGTGTATCTGGCGTCGTGATTGGCGTAGCCACCTCCAAAATTAAGCGGGTTCACATCTTCACCGGCGTCGGGAGCAATCCAGCCCATAGCCCCAAAGAGTGAAATATCGGCGGCCGTTAAATCCTCATAGTTTGTTTTAGTTCCATTAGGAGCAACACCTTTACTCATGTGCCATTTTCCCCTGAATTGCACATCATAGCCATCGGCCCAAAGTGTATTCATAATATTAGGCAGTGCATTGCTAAGCGTAGGCTCCTGAGGTGACAACAGACCACCTTCAGTTAACGTTTGACTTACGCCATGTTTTGCGGGATATAGACCTGTGAATAAGGTCGAACGGCTAGGGGAGCACATGCAGGTGTTACAAAATGCACGGTCAAAACTAAAACCATTCTTTTTTAGAAAAGTTAGTGTAGGAAGGTTTTCTTCCTCCCATCCCGGTGGAAAATGTTGAGTAGCGCGCTGCTCATCAGTAATAATTAAAATCATGTCCGGCTTTTGGCCAATTTCGTTAAGTTTTTCTTTTAAGTTCATTGTTTGTGGTTTAAGGGGTTAATAAAAAATGCAATAATTGTTATATGGATTTGTAATGCATATTGATGGGTCAGT
Encoded proteins:
- a CDS encoding sulfatase-like hydrolase/transferase; protein product: MNLKEKLNEIGQKPDMILIITDEQRATQHFPPGWEEENLPTLTFLKKNGFSFDRAFCNTCMCSPSRSTLFTGLYPAKHGVSQTLTEGGLLSPQEPTLSNALPNIMNTLWADGYDVQFRGKWHMSKGVAPNGTKTNYEDLTAADISLFGAMGWIAPDAGEDVNPLNFGGGYANHDARYTAEAIQYLKEVRAQRAAGNHKPYCLILSLVNPHDVLAYPNTAGTSGYHPDSWSGREIGLPSTVNENLLESKKPMAQEQILINMALTLGAINSTEDKLNYINFYGYLLSLADKQFGYLIDELYREDEHGKKLADSALVTMTSDHGEMGLAHGGLRQKTFVAYEEALRVPLVISNPILFKDHPVKHSMALATLADIFPTFIDMANVSNPPTGLAGTSLLPIMQDNTPVQHSILFTYDDIKAGSNSTWTIVRAANRIRCIRTEKWKFDYYFDAATAYFKQYELYDLVNDPLEITNLAYDPAYSEIRHELEEQLHQLEVEKLWVNAPKDVYSTTTFN